A DNA window from Impatiens glandulifera chromosome 7, dImpGla2.1, whole genome shotgun sequence contains the following coding sequences:
- the LOC124909538 gene encoding putative protease Do-like 14, protein MRQVKLVGKMLNSEVTILKRFPTSNKSSLLRSLVLSASIAAAKSGLYFYSIIDTDPTRPSLWISVNIPKHDHPSWWPWRTWGPMFLQPSFNCLGNVPLFFSRSGGDIPPPADTSKEAKGCNGCFSRDSIANVAAITGPTVVNLSVSQDLHRVTLGKSVGSGTIMDFDGTILTCAHLVVSHHGLSTKVGKVSQFCMSQCKDY, encoded by the exons ATGCGACAAGTGAAATTGGTAGGAAAAATGTTGAACTCAGAAGTTACTATTCTG AAGAGGTTTCCTACATCCAACAAAAGCTCTCTTCTTCGATCTCTCGTTTTGTCTGCTTCTATTGCTGCTGCTAAATCCggtctttatttttattcaatcatTGACACAGACCCAACAA gaccatccttatgGATTTCTGTTAATATCCCAAAGCATGATCATCCATCTTGGTGGCCATGGAGAACTTGGGGACCAATGTTTCTTCAGCCCTCTTTTAATTGCCTAG GAAATGTGCCATTGTTTTTCTCTAGGTCTGGAGGAGATATTCCACCACCCGCAGATACGAGCAAAGAAGCTAAAGGTTGTAATGGGTGCTTCAGTAGAGATTCAATTGCCAATGTTGCTGCAATAACTGGTCCTACTGTAGTTAATTTGTCTGTCTCACAAG ATTTACACAGAGTTACCTTGGGAAAGAGTGTTGGTTCTGGCACCATAATGGATTTTGATGGTACTATATTGACGTGCGCTCATTTGGTTGTGAGTCACCATGGCTTGTCAACCAAAGTGGGGAAGGTCAGTCAGTTTTGTATGAGTCAGTgtaaagattattaa